The following proteins come from a genomic window of Paenibacillus sp. CAA11:
- a CDS encoding pyridoxamine 5'-phosphate oxidase family protein, translating to MKEHQLGAALSELLSGQNLKDKQGEAMMLLTTDEDGWPHVAMISVGEIVALEDGSLRIGLWPGTATSSNIRRTGKATLAVFYSGSAHYVRLALSPLTASSESAYPRDRYAAEVVAAKEDKAKYADIISGVTIRLKEPEEVIARWQETVRDLKDDSVRDS from the coding sequence ATGAAGGAACATCAACTAGGGGCTGCGCTGTCTGAACTGCTCAGCGGGCAGAATCTGAAGGACAAGCAGGGGGAAGCGATGATGCTTCTTACAACCGATGAGGATGGATGGCCGCATGTGGCGATGATTAGTGTTGGAGAAATCGTAGCTTTAGAGGACGGCAGCTTGCGCATCGGCTTATGGCCAGGCACCGCCACCAGCAGCAATATTCGGCGGACGGGCAAGGCGACGCTGGCAGTCTTCTATAGCGGAAGCGCCCATTATGTTCGGTTGGCTTTATCGCCGCTTACGGCATCCAGCGAGTCTGCCTATCCTCGGGATCGTTATGCGGCTGAAGTCGTAGCAGCCAAAGAGGACAAGGCGAAGTACGCAGACATCATCAGCGGGGTAACCATTCGTCTGAAGGAGCCGGAGGAAGTCATTGCTCGCTGGCAGGAGACTGTACGTGATCTGAAGGATGACTCAGTCAGGGATAGTTGA
- the arfA gene encoding arabinosylfuranosidase ArfA, with protein sequence MTSMLKSRMVVDKSFRIAEVDSRVYGSFIEHLGRAVYGGIYEPSHPTADADGFRGDVKELLKQLNVPIIRYPGGNFVSGYNWEDGVGPVDQRPKRLDLAWRTVEPNEVGTNEFIKWASGIGSEVMMAVNLGTRGIDAARNLLEYCNHPGGTYWSDLRSKHGVKEPHRIKTWCLGNEMDGPWQIGHKTAEEYGRLALETAKVMRQVDPSIELVSCGSSHTAMPTFPQWEAETLDHTYEAVDYISLHQYYGNRDNDTANYLARSMDMDHFIHTVTSTCDYIKAKKRSKKTMMLSFDEWNVWYHSNDADTKLDPWTIAPPQLEDVYNFEDALLVGSMLLTMIRHADRVKMACLAQLVNVIAPIMTENGGRAWKQTIFYPYLHASQYGRGVSLMPVVDSPVYDAQDYTDVPYLDSAVVYNEESEELTIFALNRHLEEGMELECDVRSFEGYKVTQHLVLEHEDLKAVNTAAEEKVKPHAQGDAICQDGKVTAHLSKASWNVIRLSK encoded by the coding sequence ATGACTTCAATGCTTAAATCTCGAATGGTTGTAGACAAATCGTTTCGCATCGCTGAGGTGGATTCCCGAGTCTATGGGTCATTTATCGAACACTTAGGACGCGCGGTTTATGGCGGGATTTATGAGCCTTCTCACCCGACGGCAGACGCTGACGGATTTCGCGGTGACGTTAAGGAGCTGCTTAAACAGTTAAATGTGCCGATCATCCGTTACCCTGGGGGCAATTTTGTATCCGGTTACAATTGGGAGGATGGTGTGGGACCGGTAGATCAGCGGCCCAAGCGCTTGGATCTGGCATGGAGAACCGTAGAGCCCAATGAAGTGGGCACTAATGAATTTATCAAGTGGGCGTCAGGGATTGGATCTGAGGTTATGATGGCCGTCAATCTGGGGACGAGAGGGATCGACGCGGCTCGTAACCTGCTGGAGTACTGCAATCATCCGGGCGGAACGTATTGGAGTGATCTGCGGAGCAAACATGGAGTGAAGGAGCCGCATCGGATTAAGACCTGGTGTCTGGGGAACGAGATGGACGGTCCTTGGCAGATCGGACATAAGACCGCTGAGGAATACGGAAGATTAGCCTTGGAGACAGCCAAAGTCATGCGGCAGGTAGATCCAAGCATTGAGCTGGTGTCCTGCGGAAGCTCGCATACCGCAATGCCTACTTTCCCTCAGTGGGAGGCAGAGACATTGGACCATACTTATGAAGCAGTAGATTATATTTCTCTCCATCAGTATTACGGCAATCGGGATAATGATACTGCTAACTATTTGGCGAGATCCATGGACATGGATCATTTCATTCATACCGTGACTTCCACCTGTGATTATATTAAAGCTAAGAAGCGCAGCAAGAAGACGATGATGCTGAGCTTTGACGAATGGAATGTATGGTACCACTCTAACGATGCCGATACGAAGCTTGATCCTTGGACGATAGCTCCGCCTCAGCTGGAGGATGTATATAACTTTGAGGATGCACTGCTTGTTGGCAGCATGCTGCTGACCATGATCAGACATGCGGACCGCGTGAAGATGGCTTGCCTTGCCCAATTGGTGAATGTCATTGCACCGATCATGACCGAGAATGGGGGACGTGCTTGGAAGCAGACGATTTTCTATCCATACCTGCATGCTTCCCAGTATGGACGTGGCGTGTCTCTGATGCCGGTTGTAGATTCCCCGGTTTATGATGCGCAGGACTACACGGATGTTCCTTATTTGGATAGTGCCGTGGTGTACAACGAGGAGAGCGAGGAGCTGACCATCTTCGCTTTGAACCGCCATCTGGAAGAAGGGATGGAGCTGGAATGCGACGTCCGCAGCTTTGAGGGCTATAAGGTCACCCAGCATCTGGTACTGGAGCATGAGGATCTGAAGGCTGTCAATACGGCTGCCGAGGAGAAGGTTAAGCCGCACGCCCAAGGCGATGCGATCTGCCAAGATGGGAAGGTAACCGCACATCTCTCCAAGGCTTCATGGAACGTGATTCGTTTGAGCAAATAA
- a CDS encoding ArsR/SmtB family transcription factor gives MNLDISDKSLPVYEALASSVRHKIIHLLAKRPMNIRELAEAVGLTSAIMTMHIKKLEKAGLISTSMQPGRGGVQKICSLQVEEALILFPGKMEHIREFHQTEVSIGHYTDLQVEPTCGLASPDKFIGELDDPRYFFDPERFQAKILWFNEGFVEYKVPNFLLSTEDPLELVITMEIASEAPLTDNSWPSDISFYLNEVYIGTWTSPGDYGDRRGKYNPAWWPDRINQYGLLKHLTITKEGSFMDGHYLSGVTLNQINVRDKQWTLRMAVEKNAKNIGGMTLYGRGFGNYNQDIVLRLYYDKLVQAAALE, from the coding sequence ATGAATCTTGATATTTCAGATAAATCTTTGCCTGTATATGAAGCTCTTGCGAGCAGTGTCAGACATAAAATTATTCACCTGTTGGCCAAGCGCCCTATGAATATTCGTGAGCTTGCTGAAGCGGTAGGCTTAACGAGCGCCATCATGACCATGCATATCAAAAAGCTGGAGAAAGCCGGCCTAATCAGCACCAGCATGCAGCCCGGAAGGGGCGGCGTACAGAAGATCTGCAGCCTGCAGGTAGAAGAAGCGCTTATTCTCTTTCCCGGCAAGATGGAGCACATCCGTGAATTCCATCAGACCGAAGTTTCTATCGGTCACTACACTGATCTTCAGGTAGAACCGACCTGCGGGCTTGCCAGCCCTGACAAATTCATCGGTGAACTGGATGATCCCCGTTATTTCTTCGATCCGGAACGCTTCCAAGCCAAGATCTTATGGTTCAACGAAGGCTTTGTGGAATACAAGGTGCCCAATTTCCTTCTCTCCACCGAAGATCCACTGGAGCTTGTTATCACGATGGAAATCGCATCAGAAGCTCCTCTGACCGATAACAGCTGGCCGTCCGATATCTCGTTCTACTTGAATGAGGTGTACATCGGCACTTGGACAAGTCCTGGAGACTACGGAGACCGGCGCGGGAAATATAACCCGGCTTGGTGGCCGGACCGCATCAACCAATATGGACTGCTCAAGCATCTGACCATTACCAAGGAAGGCTCGTTCATGGACGGGCATTACTTATCCGGTGTGACGCTTAACCAGATCAATGTCCGTGATAAGCAGTGGACCCTGCGCATGGCTGTAGAGAAGAATGCCAAGAATATCGGAGGAATGACCCTGTACGGCAGAGGCTTCGGCAACTACAACCAGGATATTGTGCTTCGGTTGTATTATGACAAGCTAGTCCAAGCCGCAGCGCTTGAATAA
- a CDS encoding glycoside hydrolase family 27 protein, with protein MRHHELAVTPPLGWNSWDCYGASVTEEEVRGNAEYMARNLKEYGWEYVVVDIQWYEPGANSSRYRPFVPLEMDEHSRLIPASCRFPSAADGQGFKPLADYVHDLGLKFGIHIMRGIPRQAVHANTAIKGTRVRARDIAHPNSICPWNTDMYGVDPQAEGAQAYYDSLFELYAQWGVDFVKVDDIADSRLYGYHAGEVELIRKAIDRCGREMVLSLSPGPAHLDQAEHLAEHANMWRMTDDYWDYWELLKGMFERCEKWYPHVGPGHFPDCDMLPLGHLGIRSVDGGGDRFTRFTPEEQVTMMTLWCIFKSPLMFGGELRDNDAWTLSLLTNRDVLEVNKRGMEPRPLVREEDFTAWISRGKDGSRYVAVFNLGDEPIIRELPLPLIEQNGFICRTAKELWSGRITDVEAGCPFELPAHGAQLYRLEGL; from the coding sequence ATGAGGCACCATGAGCTGGCGGTAACACCGCCTTTGGGCTGGAATAGCTGGGATTGCTACGGGGCAAGTGTCACCGAGGAGGAAGTTCGGGGAAATGCCGAGTATATGGCCCGCAATTTGAAAGAATACGGCTGGGAGTATGTAGTGGTCGATATTCAGTGGTACGAACCGGGGGCGAATTCCTCTCGCTATCGTCCGTTTGTACCGCTGGAAATGGATGAGCATTCCCGCCTGATCCCCGCCTCTTGCCGGTTCCCTTCAGCGGCGGACGGACAAGGCTTTAAACCCCTCGCGGATTACGTCCATGACCTTGGTCTGAAATTCGGGATTCATATCATGCGGGGCATTCCAAGACAGGCGGTGCATGCCAATACTGCGATTAAGGGCACGCGCGTCAGGGCTCGTGATATTGCACACCCTAACTCGATATGTCCATGGAACACGGACATGTACGGGGTAGATCCACAGGCGGAGGGAGCGCAAGCTTATTATGATTCCCTGTTTGAACTGTACGCACAGTGGGGCGTGGATTTTGTAAAAGTAGATGATATTGCCGATTCGCGCCTATATGGGTATCATGCGGGAGAAGTGGAGCTGATCCGCAAAGCGATTGACCGCTGCGGCAGAGAGATGGTGCTCAGCTTGTCGCCGGGCCCTGCCCATCTCGATCAGGCTGAGCATCTGGCAGAGCATGCGAATATGTGGAGAATGACCGATGACTATTGGGATTACTGGGAGCTGCTGAAGGGCATGTTCGAACGCTGTGAGAAGTGGTATCCGCATGTGGGACCGGGACACTTCCCGGATTGTGACATGCTGCCGCTCGGCCATCTGGGGATCCGCTCTGTGGATGGCGGCGGGGATCGCTTTACCCGCTTCACACCGGAGGAGCAAGTGACGATGATGACCCTGTGGTGCATCTTCAAGTCTCCGCTCATGTTCGGGGGAGAACTGCGGGATAACGATGCCTGGACGCTCTCCCTGCTCACGAATCGGGACGTGCTGGAGGTGAACAAGCGGGGAATGGAGCCGCGGCCGCTGGTTCGGGAGGAGGATTTCACCGCCTGGATTTCCCGCGGGAAGGACGGATCAAGGTATGTAGCTGTCTTTAATCTCGGAGACGAGCCGATAATCCGTGAGCTTCCGCTTCCGCTCATAGAGCAGAATGGCTTTATCTGCCGGACAGCCAAGGAGCTGTGGAGCGGCCGGATAACGGATGTTGAGGCCGGCTGTCCATTCGAGCTTCCCGCACACGGAGCGCAGCTTTACCGGCTCGAAGGCTTGTAA
- a CDS encoding VOC family protein yields MKQGFLACLQIFPAPDIMRTADYYERLGFRAVHYLNAAEPHICLYRDSIEIVLTQSKHKSFVPNRELHGYGYDGYFITDDQKGLESELEQLGVTIVRPLSVTDYNNKEFVFEDVDGRWIAVGKKV; encoded by the coding sequence ATGAAACAGGGCTTCTTAGCTTGTCTGCAAATTTTCCCTGCGCCTGATATAATGCGGACGGCCGATTACTACGAGCGGCTTGGATTCCGGGCAGTCCATTACCTGAATGCAGCAGAGCCTCACATCTGTCTCTATAGAGATTCCATTGAAATCGTGCTCACCCAATCGAAGCATAAGTCATTTGTGCCTAACCGGGAGCTTCACGGCTACGGCTATGACGGATACTTTATTACGGACGATCAGAAAGGATTAGAGAGCGAGCTTGAACAGCTGGGGGTTACGATCGTGCGGCCCCTGTCAGTTACGGACTACAATAACAAGGAATTTGTATTTGAGGATGTTGACGGACGATGGATTGCTGTAGGGAAGAAGGTCTAA
- a CDS encoding putative bifunctional diguanylate cyclase/phosphodiesterase yields the protein MNNVTQLGYAALLPSWMPDILALDRPVVACSWALAAAATAGMAVAAIVLKAYVNKLRRQIAVERSEHERNIRHLAYYDASSELPNRLSLQEELAQVLSRANLKQAVLMYIDTDHFKYINDTMGHSFGDRLMREVSGRLKLLIPPEGSIFRIGGDEFVILLESTVEQPTWSSLPERIVRGFHLPFIIGEHKMFLSISMGVVFYPEHGNTPDEMLISAELAMYRSKEAGRASYTLYHPSMRQALSDRMNLEKHLRGGLDHDEFQVYYQPQILAETGRITGFEALIRWMSPELGTVPPAEFIKVAEDSRMIISIGEWVLLTACAFLKELHDHHPSHSELMISVNISVIQLQQDDFEGTVFGILEEVGLKPSFLELEITESVFLEATDCLTDKLQRLKEAGIRIALDDFGTGYSSLSYLQRLPISTLKVDKAFIDQFTESGKGRALAESIILMGQGLGLEVVAEGVEKPEQYALLRERHCDRLQGYLFSKPIPGTEAAAMLATQV from the coding sequence ATGAACAATGTGACTCAACTAGGATATGCAGCACTGCTCCCGAGCTGGATGCCGGACATACTGGCCTTGGACAGGCCGGTGGTTGCCTGCTCCTGGGCGCTCGCGGCAGCAGCCACTGCCGGTATGGCGGTGGCTGCGATCGTCCTTAAGGCATATGTGAACAAGCTGCGCCGTCAAATTGCTGTGGAGCGGAGCGAGCACGAACGGAACATAAGGCATCTGGCTTATTACGATGCCAGCAGCGAGCTGCCTAACCGGCTATCCCTGCAAGAGGAGCTGGCCCAGGTGCTAAGCCGGGCCAATCTGAAGCAGGCCGTGCTGATGTACATAGATACGGACCATTTCAAATACATTAATGACACGATGGGCCATTCATTCGGAGACCGGCTCATGCGTGAGGTTAGCGGTCGGCTTAAGCTCTTGATCCCGCCGGAAGGCTCGATCTTTCGGATCGGCGGTGACGAATTTGTGATTTTACTGGAGAGCACCGTAGAACAGCCAACGTGGTCCAGTCTGCCCGAGCGGATCGTCAGAGGTTTTCATCTCCCTTTCATCATCGGAGAGCATAAGATGTTTTTGTCTATTAGCATGGGAGTTGTATTCTACCCCGAGCACGGGAATACGCCGGATGAGATGCTGATCAGTGCCGAGCTCGCCATGTATCGTTCCAAGGAAGCGGGAAGAGCTTCATATACGCTTTACCACCCCTCCATGCGCCAGGCGCTTAGCGACCGGATGAATCTGGAGAAGCATCTTCGCGGCGGGCTTGACCATGATGAATTCCAAGTGTATTACCAGCCTCAGATTCTGGCGGAGACCGGGAGAATCACCGGGTTTGAGGCGCTGATTCGCTGGATGAGCCCGGAGCTTGGCACCGTCCCTCCAGCTGAATTCATCAAGGTTGCGGAAGATAGCCGAATGATCATTTCCATCGGGGAATGGGTGCTTCTTACAGCCTGTGCGTTCCTTAAGGAACTGCATGATCATCATCCGTCTCATTCCGAGCTTATGATCTCGGTCAACATTTCGGTGATTCAGCTTCAGCAGGATGACTTCGAGGGAACGGTATTTGGCATTCTGGAGGAAGTGGGCCTTAAGCCAAGCTTTCTGGAGCTTGAAATCACAGAGTCTGTCTTTCTGGAAGCCACCGACTGCCTCACAGATAAGCTGCAGCGGCTGAAGGAGGCAGGAATCCGTATTGCCTTAGATGACTTTGGAACCGGATATTCTTCGCTAAGCTATTTGCAGCGCCTGCCCATCTCAACACTCAAGGTAGACAAGGCTTTTATTGATCAATTCACCGAGAGCGGGAAGGGGAGAGCGCTTGCGGAATCCATTATTCTAATGGGACAAGGTCTGGGACTCGAGGTTGTCGCCGAGGGCGTGGAGAAGCCCGAACAATATGCTCTGCTGAGAGAACGGCATTGTGACCGGCTTCAGGGGTATTTGTTCAGCAAGCCGATCCCTGGGACAGAGGCGGCAGCTATGCTGGCTACTCAGGTTTGA
- a CDS encoding sensor histidine kinase, protein MKMILLFSVITIVTIIAFSYFMFISMSQTVIRRELDNQKAAMESVDNYIRLRYESVQSMALGIYRNEALSANVAYFLEHPYQQYLQYSIDQYYNSAGSYSSDALQYFKNQLDEHGEIRNLMLYSSDQQNLYTYDQNKQFKMISTNYVRSYVPDAMALETKNVAPPNYWVRKAIGQMDPRLYAVRVPLNNKQTLKNIGQLLVYFDSEQISNALTNYKDSLKGTIVVLSAEGQVLYDSSGRYYGQKYPYAQQAEMFYESSESGTVRAGEEMYISRLASTEGGYQIVGAAPGREISAAYAGLRNTIMTISAICILFAVLIPSLFVINYAKRTNQIIKFTRRVKNGDLKARIQDYREDELGQISKSFNDMLDELNLYIDRVYKAEIKQKHTELAALQARINPHFLYNTLEVIRMRAISQGARDVGEMIYSLSVLFKSFVQQKRIQTLKDELEACRLYLELFRIRYKDKFSYSIESPAELSSKRILKLSLQPIIENYIVHGIRTDAEDNRLRIAVWREGNTIRAIVEDNGRGIDSSRLEELHTAINQPEEEAEGSFGLRSVHARLRFLHGQPYGLSIESEQNVGTRVTIVYPLLEGESAEHV, encoded by the coding sequence ATGAAGATGATCCTTCTCTTCTCAGTTATAACGATCGTGACGATTATCGCGTTCTCCTACTTTATGTTTATATCCATGTCACAGACCGTGATTCGCCGTGAGTTGGACAATCAAAAGGCTGCGATGGAGAGCGTGGACAATTACATTCGTCTCCGCTATGAGTCGGTTCAATCTATGGCGCTGGGCATTTACCGCAATGAGGCGCTATCAGCGAATGTGGCTTATTTTCTTGAGCATCCGTATCAGCAATATCTTCAATACAGCATTGATCAGTATTACAACTCGGCAGGGAGCTATTCTTCCGATGCGCTGCAATATTTCAAAAATCAGCTGGACGAGCATGGAGAAATCCGCAACCTTATGCTGTACAGCTCGGACCAGCAGAATCTGTACACTTATGATCAGAACAAGCAGTTCAAGATGATTTCCACCAATTATGTCAGGTCCTATGTTCCGGATGCGATGGCGCTGGAGACCAAGAATGTGGCGCCGCCGAACTATTGGGTACGCAAGGCGATTGGACAGATGGACCCCCGTCTGTATGCCGTGAGAGTGCCGCTGAATAATAAGCAAACACTAAAGAATATCGGCCAGCTGCTGGTATACTTTGATTCTGAGCAAATTTCGAATGCGCTTACAAATTATAAAGACAGCTTAAAAGGGACGATTGTTGTGCTGTCTGCAGAAGGACAGGTCTTATATGACTCGTCTGGACGCTATTACGGCCAGAAGTATCCTTACGCGCAGCAAGCTGAGATGTTCTATGAAAGCTCGGAGTCAGGCACGGTCCGTGCCGGGGAAGAGATGTACATCAGCAGGCTGGCATCGACAGAGGGCGGGTACCAGATCGTCGGTGCTGCTCCAGGCAGGGAGATTTCCGCCGCCTATGCAGGACTGCGAAATACTATTATGACCATCAGCGCCATCTGCATCCTGTTCGCTGTGCTGATTCCTTCGTTATTTGTCATTAATTATGCCAAGCGGACTAATCAAATCATCAAGTTCACACGCAGGGTGAAGAACGGAGATTTGAAGGCCCGGATTCAGGATTACCGGGAGGATGAGCTGGGCCAAATCTCCAAGAGCTTTAATGACATGCTAGATGAGCTTAACTTGTATATTGACCGAGTCTATAAGGCGGAGATCAAGCAGAAGCACACCGAGCTTGCGGCGCTGCAAGCGAGGATCAACCCCCACTTTCTGTACAATACGCTTGAGGTTATCCGAATGCGTGCTATCTCTCAAGGAGCAAGGGATGTAGGGGAGATGATCTACAGCTTATCCGTTCTCTTCAAGAGCTTTGTACAGCAGAAGCGGATACAGACGCTGAAGGATGAGCTTGAAGCCTGTCGGCTGTACCTGGAGCTGTTCCGGATCAGGTACAAGGATAAGTTCTCTTACTCTATTGAATCGCCTGCGGAGCTATCCTCCAAGCGTATTCTGAAGCTGTCGCTTCAACCGATCATAGAGAACTATATCGTTCATGGCATTCGCACGGATGCCGAGGATAATCGGCTCAGAATTGCGGTTTGGCGGGAGGGAAACACCATCAGGGCGATTGTGGAGGACAATGGAAGAGGAATTGATTCTTCGCGTCTTGAGGAGCTTCATACCGCTATCAACCAGCCGGAAGAAGAAGCGGAAGGGTCCTTCGGGCTCCGCAGTGTGCATGCAAGACTGCGTTTTCTGCACGGGCAGCCTTACGGCCTGTCCATTGAAAGTGAGCAGAATGTAGGAACCCGGGTGACGATTGTCTATCCGCTGCTGGAAGGAGAGAGTGCAGAGCATGTATAG
- a CDS encoding response regulator transcription factor codes for MYRVFIVDDEPFIIEGLYDIIDWADYGLEIVGHAGNGQKALEALRHTPVDVLITDISMPVMNGLDLIRGARQQRPELKAIVLSGFSEFEYLKEGMKLGIENYLLKPINVDELSSTLTTTVAKLHSSKTDSLLDAYGKQILKDNTLYRWLMGQIAPAEFRERAELLGLSLNQPYIAVAVLHLQRGDSGRLLEKLNDRLKDKESYAVFRDVDGDLVIAAALPHWVEGKREFLELMAELGEELEEENPVQIGIGSIGQLPDEAVLSYEEAKKSLQYFLIYPEHRLIDYSLLPANERISRPEFPVVWQDYAKLILAKDKDQLLARIAQDFEDMQAIPGVTPEYVQDAALELMVRFKMTLQDIKHTEESDLFRQGFDCIRNASSYTELVEAIGDVACRVIESLVKDVKSPVVHQVLRYIHDHYAEELSLKTLGAHYHIHPVYLGQLFHKEAGETFTEYINKYRVERAKEQLVATNLKVHEIARSVGYWETGYFYKQFKKYVGISPTEYKSLH; via the coding sequence ATGTATAGAGTTTTTATTGTAGATGATGAGCCGTTCATCATAGAGGGGCTGTACGACATTATAGATTGGGCTGATTACGGTCTGGAAATTGTCGGCCATGCGGGCAATGGACAGAAGGCGCTGGAAGCTTTGAGGCATACGCCGGTGGATGTCCTGATTACAGACATTTCCATGCCGGTTATGAATGGGCTCGACTTGATCCGCGGCGCCAGACAACAGCGACCGGAGCTGAAGGCGATTGTACTGAGCGGCTTCAGCGAGTTTGAATATCTGAAGGAAGGCATGAAGCTGGGCATTGAGAATTACCTGCTGAAGCCGATTAATGTGGATGAGCTGTCCTCTACCTTGACAACGACAGTAGCGAAGCTGCACAGCTCCAAGACCGATTCTTTGCTGGATGCTTACGGCAAGCAGATCTTAAAAGACAATACGCTGTACCGCTGGCTGATGGGCCAGATCGCCCCTGCAGAATTCAGAGAACGCGCTGAGCTGCTGGGCCTCTCCTTGAATCAGCCCTATATTGCCGTAGCAGTGCTGCACCTGCAGCGGGGAGACTCGGGTCGACTGCTTGAGAAGCTGAACGACAGGCTTAAGGATAAAGAATCTTACGCCGTTTTTCGGGATGTGGACGGGGATCTCGTCATAGCGGCTGCTCTGCCTCATTGGGTCGAAGGGAAGCGTGAGTTCCTGGAGCTGATGGCTGAGCTGGGCGAAGAGCTGGAAGAAGAGAACCCGGTTCAAATCGGAATTGGCAGTATTGGGCAGCTGCCGGATGAAGCGGTGCTGAGCTATGAGGAAGCTAAGAAGTCACTTCAGTATTTCCTGATCTATCCCGAGCACCGTCTGATCGACTACAGCCTGCTGCCTGCGAATGAGCGCATAAGCCGCCCTGAATTTCCGGTGGTCTGGCAGGACTATGCCAAACTGATTCTGGCCAAGGATAAGGATCAGCTGCTGGCGAGGATTGCGCAGGACTTTGAGGACATGCAGGCGATCCCTGGCGTGACACCGGAATACGTTCAGGATGCAGCTTTGGAGCTTATGGTGAGGTTCAAAATGACACTTCAGGACATCAAGCATACGGAAGAGTCGGATCTGTTCCGGCAGGGGTTTGACTGCATCCGCAATGCCTCGTCCTATACAGAGCTGGTTGAAGCGATTGGGGACGTCGCGTGCCGCGTGATTGAGTCCCTGGTCAAGGATGTAAAGAGCCCTGTCGTTCACCAGGTGCTTCGTTATATTCATGATCACTATGCGGAAGAGCTCTCTCTGAAGACGCTGGGAGCTCATTATCATATTCATCCCGTATATCTCGGACAGCTGTTCCATAAGGAAGCGGGCGAGACCTTTACGGAGTACATCAACAAATATCGGGTAGAGCGGGCGAAGGAGCAGCTTGTGGCGACGAATTTGAAGGTGCATGAAATTGCTCGGAGTGTGGGGTACTGGGAGACAGGCTATTTCTATAAGCAGTTCAAAAAGTACGTGGGCATCTCACCGACCGAATACAAAAGCCTGCATTAA